A genomic window from Qipengyuania oceanensis includes:
- the nudC gene encoding NAD(+) diphosphatase yields MSRPPVAFTGSPIDRADHIRVDENALAGQMNFRARLLALDGLEPVFDDLGALVWGTLADCDPDAELCFLGMDPDGKACFAAVPAQGATGPAYANPAIWRAMQLLEPGQLALYGGARSLVDWHARHRFCARCGSTTKIAKGGWQRDCRSCGANHFPRTDPVTIMLVEHDDRLLLGRQPRFPPRMFSALAGFVEPGESIEEAVAREIHEEAGVRVRDVTYVASQPWPFPSQLMIGCHSYTDDPEITLDETELEDARWFTRAELEEARAAGDDGTPDLIFPRSFAIAHHLVTWWLDK; encoded by the coding sequence GTGAGCCGCCCGCCTGTCGCGTTCACCGGTTCGCCGATCGACCGGGCGGATCACATCCGCGTCGACGAGAATGCGCTTGCCGGACAGATGAACTTCCGTGCGCGGTTGCTCGCGCTCGACGGGCTGGAGCCGGTGTTCGACGACCTGGGTGCGCTCGTCTGGGGCACGCTCGCGGATTGCGACCCGGATGCAGAGCTGTGCTTCCTGGGCATGGATCCCGACGGGAAGGCCTGCTTCGCGGCGGTGCCCGCGCAGGGTGCCACCGGGCCGGCCTATGCCAATCCGGCGATCTGGCGCGCGATGCAGCTGCTAGAGCCGGGCCAGCTCGCCTTGTACGGCGGCGCACGCAGCCTGGTGGATTGGCACGCCCGACATCGCTTCTGCGCCCGTTGCGGATCGACCACGAAGATCGCCAAGGGCGGCTGGCAACGCGATTGCAGAAGCTGCGGCGCGAACCATTTCCCGCGCACCGATCCGGTGACGATAATGCTGGTCGAACACGATGATCGCCTGCTGCTCGGGCGCCAGCCGCGTTTCCCGCCGCGCATGTTCTCCGCGCTGGCCGGTTTCGTCGAGCCGGGGGAAAGCATCGAGGAAGCCGTGGCGCGCGAAATCCACGAGGAAGCTGGCGTGCGCGTGCGCGATGTCACCTACGTCGCCAGCCAGCCGTGGCCGTTCCCCAGCCAGCTCATGATCGGATGCCATTCCTACACCGACGATCCGGAGATCACGCTCGATGAAACCGAGCTGGAGGACGCGCGCTGGTTCACGCGTGCCGAACTGGAGGAAGCCCGCGCGGCCGGCGACGATGGCACCCCCGACCTGATTTTTCCGCGCAGTTTCGCGATTGCGCATCACCTCGTTACATGGTGGCTCGATAAATGA
- a CDS encoding serine hydrolase domain-containing protein → MAYRDFDETAFSRRALLRGSAMLGAGAAMSALPFGGAFARDSAVQWKNVRALIDSYVDTGKLANMVAVVGMGQRAPTVIAEGPLTIGQPVMADIDSLYRVYSMTKPITGMAAMMLIDQGKLGLDQPIADFLPKFANMKVQKTYDGSLTDLVPAERQITVRHLMTHTAGLGYGIIQKGPIRDAYAKAGLGAGQVSKLPIPGFGNAATNARGLAEFADRLAELPLVYQPGTHWSYSVGLDLLGRVIELAAGQKFDTFLDNAIFKPAGMTSTFFTVPKNAASRLTTNYGAMGGALLPIDPARTSIYLDTPSMPYGGSGLVSSPRDYDRFLRMLLGYGVIDGKRVMGELAVRVGTSNLLPEGVKTAGTFAQGQGFGAGGRVGIEGDQKGQYGWGGAAGTVAAVDMRRGLRASLFTQYMPSDAYPIHSAFPEAVAKDIMAMAGA, encoded by the coding sequence ATGGCCTACCGCGACTTCGATGAGACTGCATTTTCCCGCCGTGCCCTGCTGCGCGGAAGCGCGATGCTGGGGGCGGGCGCTGCAATGTCGGCCCTGCCGTTCGGCGGTGCGTTTGCGCGTGACAGCGCAGTGCAGTGGAAGAACGTGCGGGCGCTGATCGACAGCTACGTCGATACCGGCAAGCTGGCCAACATGGTCGCGGTCGTGGGCATGGGCCAGCGTGCGCCGACCGTCATCGCAGAAGGGCCGCTCACCATCGGTCAACCGGTCATGGCGGACATCGATTCGCTGTACCGGGTCTACTCGATGACCAAGCCGATCACCGGCATGGCCGCGATGATGCTGATCGACCAGGGCAAGCTCGGTCTCGACCAGCCGATTGCCGATTTTCTGCCCAAGTTCGCCAACATGAAGGTGCAGAAGACCTATGACGGATCGCTGACCGATCTCGTTCCGGCAGAGCGCCAGATCACCGTGCGCCACCTGATGACCCATACCGCCGGGCTCGGCTACGGGATCATCCAGAAAGGTCCGATCCGCGATGCCTATGCCAAGGCCGGGCTGGGCGCGGGACAGGTTTCCAAACTTCCGATTCCGGGCTTCGGGAATGCCGCCACCAACGCCAGGGGCCTGGCGGAATTCGCCGACCGGCTGGCCGAACTGCCGCTGGTCTATCAGCCGGGCACGCACTGGAGCTATTCGGTCGGGCTCGACCTTCTCGGCCGGGTGATCGAACTCGCAGCCGGCCAGAAATTCGACACGTTCCTCGACAACGCCATCTTCAAGCCGGCGGGGATGACCAGCACCTTCTTCACCGTGCCGAAGAATGCGGCCAGCCGTCTGACGACCAATTACGGCGCGATGGGCGGTGCCTTGCTGCCGATCGATCCGGCGCGCACCTCGATCTACCTCGACACGCCGTCGATGCCTTATGGCGGTTCGGGCCTCGTATCCAGTCCGCGCGATTACGACCGCTTCCTGCGCATGTTGCTCGGCTACGGTGTGATCGACGGCAAGCGTGTGATGGGCGAACTGGCGGTTCGCGTCGGCACATCCAACCTCTTGCCGGAAGGCGTCAAGACTGCCGGGACCTTCGCGCAAGGGCAGGGCTTCGGCGCCGGCGGTAGGGTCGGGATCGAGGGCGACCAGAAGGGCCAGTACGGCTGGGGCGGTGCGGCCGGGACAGTGGCCGCGGTCGACATGCGGCGTGGCCTGCGCGCTTCGCTGTTCACGCAATACATGCCGTCGGACGCCTATCCGATCCACTCGGCCTTCCCCGAGGCGGTGGCAAAGGACATCATGGCGATGGCCGGGGCGTGA
- a CDS encoding A/G-specific adenine glycosylase, whose translation MTASTETIASTLLGWYDRHARTLPWRSPPGMPAPAPYWVWLSEVMLQQTTVAAVKPYFARFLDIWPDVGALAAAEESEVMAAWAGLGYYSRARNLHACARAVAERGGTFPDTEDELRKLPGLGAYTAAAIAAIAFGRRAVVVDANVERVVARLFAIDEPLPGARKAIREAADRITPDERAGDFAQAMMDLGSSVCTSRDPKCLLCPLSHSCEGRKTGNPASLPVKAPRKAKPVRSGTAWWIEREGRVWLVTRQGTGMLGGMRALPDDGWHAGGDGSGSAPMDAAQTPLGIVRHTFTHFALELSVVAIDGEAMPDGTGRWWPLEDLDEAGLPTLFAKAARLALAER comes from the coding sequence ATGACCGCCAGCACCGAGACGATCGCATCCACGCTGCTCGGCTGGTACGACCGCCATGCACGCACCTTGCCCTGGCGTAGCCCGCCGGGGATGCCCGCGCCCGCACCCTACTGGGTGTGGTTGTCCGAGGTGATGCTGCAGCAGACGACGGTCGCAGCAGTGAAACCGTATTTCGCCAGGTTCCTGGACATCTGGCCCGACGTCGGCGCGCTCGCCGCTGCGGAGGAAAGCGAAGTCATGGCTGCCTGGGCCGGCCTCGGCTACTATTCGCGGGCGCGCAACCTTCATGCCTGCGCCCGCGCCGTTGCCGAACGGGGCGGGACATTTCCGGACACCGAGGACGAGTTGCGAAAACTGCCCGGCTTGGGCGCCTATACCGCGGCCGCGATCGCGGCGATCGCCTTCGGACGGCGCGCAGTCGTGGTCGATGCCAATGTCGAGCGGGTGGTGGCGCGACTGTTCGCGATAGACGAGCCGCTGCCCGGGGCGCGCAAGGCGATCCGAGAGGCGGCCGACCGCATCACGCCCGACGAACGCGCCGGAGACTTCGCGCAGGCGATGATGGATCTGGGATCGTCCGTCTGCACCTCCCGCGATCCGAAGTGCCTGTTGTGCCCGCTGTCCCATTCTTGCGAAGGCCGCAAGACCGGGAATCCGGCGAGCCTGCCGGTGAAGGCACCCCGGAAAGCCAAGCCTGTGCGGTCCGGCACCGCCTGGTGGATCGAGCGGGAAGGCCGGGTGTGGCTGGTCACGCGGCAGGGCACGGGGATGCTCGGCGGGATGCGCGCGCTACCGGATGATGGCTGGCATGCCGGCGGCGACGGTTCGGGCAGCGCCCCGATGGACGCGGCACAGACCCCGCTCGGCATCGTGCGGCACACGTTCACGCATTTCGCGCTGGAACTGTCGGTGGTCGCCATCGACGGCGAGGCGATGCCCGACGGCACGGGCCGGTGGTGGCCGCTCGAGGATCTGGACGAGGCCGGTTTGCCGACGCTGTTTGCAAAGGCTGCGCGGCTGGCGCTGGCCGAGCGCTAG
- a CDS encoding DUF721 domain-containing protein: protein MERDDRKSKGKRSKPREYHRPRGGSAKPIADLMPQIGRTAFRRFGFVQSSVVTRWPEIVGETHAKVCVPEAIRFPPGEKADGILQLVVKPAHAPLIQHVIPEIMERVNRFFGYKAVARVKLRQGEVKPLYAEQRASAPPSLKPIPMELGDSLRDIGDPELRTVLESLARSLGGKNET from the coding sequence ATGGAACGGGACGATCGGAAGTCGAAGGGCAAGCGGAGCAAGCCCCGCGAATACCACCGCCCGCGTGGCGGTTCGGCCAAGCCGATCGCCGACCTGATGCCGCAGATCGGGCGAACGGCTTTCCGCCGGTTCGGCTTCGTCCAGTCCTCGGTCGTCACACGCTGGCCGGAAATCGTCGGTGAAACGCATGCCAAGGTCTGCGTGCCTGAGGCGATCCGCTTCCCCCCGGGCGAAAAGGCCGACGGGATCCTGCAACTGGTGGTCAAGCCTGCACACGCGCCGCTGATCCAGCACGTCATCCCCGAGATCATGGAGCGGGTGAACCGGTTCTTCGGCTACAAGGCGGTAGCACGGGTCAAGCTGCGGCAAGGTGAGGTTAAGCCCCTCTATGCTGAACAGCGCGCGAGTGCGCCGCCCTCGCTCAAGCCGATCCCGATGGAACTGGGTGACAGCTTGCGCGACATCGGCGATCCGGAATTGCGCACCGTGCTCGAATCGCTGGCACGGAGCCTGGGTGGGAAAAACGAGACATGA
- a CDS encoding DsbA family protein encodes MTRFTGKVLAAATSALALAFAVPAQAQLSNGNTSGQGSATVVELGGAHFVGNPEAELTLTEYVSYTCPHCAHFATDGDAALKLAYIPSGKLRVEYQTFLRNPVDVAASLLARCGDSWRFPANHHALMFNQPEWLGKAQKAMPSQTQRWGTGPMSDRMRAIAGDLGLYAIMEAQGYQRTELDQCLADEAAIGVFVAQTQAAIENGVTGTPSFALNGELLVDVHAWQPLQPLLDTALGVGTVTETP; translated from the coding sequence ATGACACGATTTACGGGCAAGGTTCTGGCGGCGGCGACTTCCGCACTGGCGCTGGCCTTCGCGGTGCCTGCGCAGGCGCAGCTCAGCAACGGCAACACCAGCGGACAGGGCAGCGCCACGGTCGTCGAACTGGGCGGTGCGCATTTCGTGGGCAATCCGGAAGCCGAGCTGACCCTGACCGAATACGTCAGCTACACCTGTCCGCATTGCGCGCATTTCGCCACCGACGGTGATGCGGCGCTCAAGCTCGCCTACATTCCTTCGGGCAAGCTAAGGGTCGAATACCAGACTTTCCTGCGCAACCCGGTCGACGTGGCCGCCTCGCTCCTCGCCCGGTGCGGGGATTCCTGGCGTTTCCCGGCGAACCATCACGCGCTGATGTTCAACCAGCCCGAATGGCTGGGCAAGGCGCAGAAGGCGATGCCTTCTCAGACGCAGCGCTGGGGCACCGGGCCGATGTCCGACCGCATGCGCGCGATTGCCGGCGACCTCGGATTGTACGCCATCATGGAAGCGCAAGGCTATCAGCGGACCGAGCTCGACCAGTGCCTCGCCGACGAGGCAGCGATCGGTGTCTTCGTCGCGCAAACACAGGCGGCTATCGAGAACGGCGTCACCGGCACCCCCAGCTTTGCCCTCAATGGCGAGCTGCTGGTGGACGTCCATGCATGGCAGCCGCTCCAGCCGCTGCTCGACACGGCGCTGGGTGTCGGCACGGTGACCGAGACGCCCTGA
- a CDS encoding thioredoxin domain-containing protein: MVRFSKSVAAAITLPLALGLAACGDTADDATVAESAPVENVAAPAGTSWSETVATTDRGGYLVGNPDAPIKLVEYGSLTCPGCAGFSQQASEPLMNEYVDSGRVSFEFRSFLIHGPLDLVLTRLIGCGPKESAVPLADQIWANLPAIQQRAYADQASLERALLLPEDKRFVAFAEVAGVYDFFAARGISRDQAATCLADFGEMKRLADFSQSYANDDKIAGTPTFLLNGTQLTETSWESVEAALQRAGAR; encoded by the coding sequence ATGGTCCGTTTCAGCAAATCCGTAGCCGCAGCTATCACTCTCCCGCTGGCTCTCGGCCTCGCAGCGTGTGGCGATACCGCCGACGACGCCACCGTTGCCGAAAGCGCACCGGTCGAGAACGTCGCCGCGCCCGCCGGCACCAGCTGGAGCGAAACCGTCGCGACGACGGATCGCGGCGGCTATCTCGTCGGCAACCCCGATGCTCCGATCAAGCTGGTCGAATACGGCTCGCTGACCTGCCCGGGTTGCGCCGGTTTCTCGCAGCAGGCTTCCGAGCCGCTGATGAACGAATACGTCGATTCCGGCCGGGTGAGCTTCGAATTCCGCAGCTTCCTCATCCACGGCCCGCTCGACCTCGTGCTGACCCGGCTGATCGGATGTGGCCCGAAGGAAAGCGCGGTTCCGCTGGCTGACCAGATCTGGGCCAACCTGCCCGCTATCCAGCAGCGCGCCTATGCCGACCAGGCAAGCCTCGAACGGGCGCTTCTCCTGCCGGAAGACAAGCGTTTCGTGGCTTTCGCGGAAGTGGCGGGCGTCTACGATTTCTTCGCGGCGCGCGGCATCAGCCGGGACCAGGCCGCGACCTGCCTCGCCGATTTCGGCGAGATGAAGCGACTGGCCGATTTCTCCCAGAGCTACGCCAACGACGACAAGATCGCCGGTACGCCGACTTTTCTGCTCAATGGCACCCAGCTGACCGAAACGTCGTGGGAATCGGTCGAGGCAGCGTTGCAACGGGCCGGAGCCCGGTAA
- the smc gene encoding chromosome segregation protein SMC has translation MQIRRLKLSGFKSFVEPAELRIEPGLTGVVGPNGCGKSNLLEAIRWVMGENSPKSMRSGGMEDVIFAGTAQRPPRDFAEVVLHATDDSGEDMEVTRRIERGAGSAYRVNGKDVRAKDVALAFADAATGAHSPALVSQGKIAQVIAAKPTERRQMLEEAAGIAGLHVRRRDAESKLRSTEKNLERLEDIMSGLDTQMASLKRQARQAERYKTLSEQIRIAEARLLYARWRDAAAAAEKARTDAEAADRAVADAKAAADEAQKVQHGAAARLAEARDELADRRDDASAHGHRMASLTSQLEAAEQRVADLDRQTQRLTEDRGEADRLTQEAARRLAELEKAIRAGASTLEADEARRPELARALEAAERAGRAAELALAKATADHAGVEAEWRVAESEVTQAQNRLARLEDDQQRFAAQRETLTEGDDPEKAVDTAKEAADAAAELLKAKRGELEALQARKQELQVERDEAGSALASARAELAGIEREYQALARDKAAREKQASGKSGMPQALDRLGAEPGYERALAAVLGRDGKALVGQPQGGADGRYWTGRAAPAKVADSLADHVKTCPDELRARLSLVHVAEADDGRELPPGEWLVTRDGALRRWDGFVARGEGAAEAARLEAENRLADLEGRLPALRAASEAAQARQSQAQEALGQVQRDLVAADRALADAANEERAALRALDQAEAARERIAGRLEELARNEREVAEQLDSVRAELSSAENRRKELPDPASGRAALEAAQARNEASRSAVQAAAADLAAHDQALAVSRERSAAQRAEKSSWEARSGEAATRLSDMATRLEEIEQERAIFAAKPAGLIREIEQGDATRARLGEELARAEAAVAEAQAAAQSADTALAQANEALATAREARGSLSARAESEENRRSEMARISGERFQCPPPMLATGFDFDPDAVKASAQESEEMDRLTASRERLGPVNLVASDELERIEQEHGASAAEQAELAEAVSRLRGSIGNLNREGRERLREAFEQVDQHFQRLFTRLFEGGQAHLALIDSDDPLEAGLEIYAQPPGKRLQSLTLLSGGEQALTAIALIFGLFLTNPAPICVLDEVDAPLDDANIDRFCDLLDAMVKETDTRYLIVTHNAVTMSRMHRLFGVTMIEKGISRLVSVDLGQAEELLEAAE, from the coding sequence ATGCAGATCAGGCGGCTCAAGCTCAGCGGTTTCAAGAGCTTCGTCGAGCCTGCCGAACTGCGTATTGAGCCCGGCCTGACCGGAGTCGTCGGCCCCAATGGGTGCGGCAAGTCCAACCTTCTCGAAGCGATCCGCTGGGTCATGGGCGAGAATTCGCCCAAGTCCATGCGCTCGGGCGGGATGGAGGACGTGATTTTCGCCGGCACCGCCCAGCGTCCGCCGCGCGACTTTGCCGAAGTCGTATTGCACGCGACCGACGACAGCGGCGAGGACATGGAAGTGACCCGCCGGATCGAGCGCGGCGCGGGCAGCGCCTACCGCGTCAACGGCAAGGACGTGCGCGCCAAGGACGTCGCGCTCGCCTTTGCCGACGCGGCGACCGGGGCGCACTCCCCCGCCCTCGTCAGCCAGGGAAAGATCGCGCAGGTGATCGCGGCCAAGCCGACGGAACGCCGGCAGATGCTCGAGGAAGCGGCCGGTATCGCCGGCCTCCACGTTCGCAGGCGTGATGCCGAGAGCAAGCTCAGGAGCACCGAGAAGAATCTCGAGCGGCTCGAGGACATCATGTCGGGCCTCGACACGCAGATGGCCTCGCTCAAGCGGCAGGCCAGGCAGGCCGAACGCTATAAGACACTGTCCGAACAGATCCGCATTGCCGAAGCGCGGCTGCTCTATGCTCGCTGGCGCGACGCTGCCGCAGCGGCGGAAAAAGCGCGCACCGATGCCGAAGCTGCCGACCGCGCAGTCGCTGACGCCAAGGCGGCAGCCGACGAGGCGCAGAAGGTGCAGCACGGTGCAGCGGCCCGGCTTGCCGAAGCGCGCGACGAATTGGCCGACCGTCGCGACGATGCAAGCGCGCATGGCCACCGGATGGCTTCGCTCACCAGCCAGCTCGAGGCGGCCGAGCAGCGCGTCGCCGATCTCGACCGGCAGACGCAGCGGCTGACCGAGGATCGCGGCGAAGCCGACCGGCTGACGCAGGAAGCGGCAAGGCGGCTGGCCGAACTGGAGAAGGCGATCCGGGCGGGCGCCTCTACCCTGGAAGCCGACGAGGCGCGACGCCCCGAACTCGCCCGTGCCCTCGAAGCGGCCGAGCGCGCCGGCCGGGCAGCGGAGCTCGCGCTCGCCAAGGCCACTGCCGACCATGCCGGCGTGGAGGCCGAATGGCGCGTCGCCGAAAGCGAAGTGACGCAGGCGCAGAACCGGCTCGCGCGGCTGGAGGACGACCAGCAGCGTTTTGCGGCGCAGCGCGAGACTCTGACCGAGGGGGACGACCCGGAAAAGGCAGTCGATACCGCGAAAGAGGCGGCGGACGCTGCAGCCGAGCTGCTGAAGGCGAAGCGCGGCGAACTCGAAGCGCTGCAGGCTAGGAAGCAGGAGCTGCAGGTCGAACGCGACGAGGCAGGCAGCGCGCTGGCGTCGGCTCGCGCGGAACTGGCCGGTATAGAGCGCGAATACCAGGCGCTCGCCCGCGACAAGGCGGCGCGCGAGAAGCAGGCTTCGGGCAAGAGCGGGATGCCGCAAGCGCTCGACCGGCTCGGTGCGGAACCCGGGTACGAGCGCGCGCTCGCCGCGGTCCTCGGACGCGACGGCAAGGCACTGGTCGGCCAGCCGCAGGGCGGTGCGGACGGACGTTACTGGACGGGGCGAGCGGCCCCGGCGAAGGTCGCCGACAGCCTCGCCGATCACGTGAAGACCTGCCCCGACGAGTTGCGTGCACGCCTCAGCCTAGTCCACGTGGCCGAGGCGGACGATGGCCGCGAGCTGCCGCCCGGAGAATGGCTGGTGACCCGCGACGGCGCGCTGCGCCGCTGGGACGGTTTCGTCGCACGCGGTGAAGGCGCTGCGGAAGCCGCACGGCTCGAAGCGGAAAACCGCCTCGCCGATCTCGAAGGCAGGCTCCCTGCCCTGCGTGCAGCAAGCGAGGCGGCACAAGCCCGCCAGTCGCAGGCCCAGGAAGCTCTCGGGCAAGTTCAGCGAGACCTCGTCGCTGCAGACCGGGCACTGGCCGATGCCGCCAACGAGGAACGAGCTGCCCTCCGCGCGCTCGACCAGGCCGAAGCCGCCCGCGAACGCATCGCCGGCCGGCTGGAGGAACTGGCCCGGAACGAGCGCGAGGTTGCCGAACAGCTCGACAGCGTGCGTGCCGAACTTTCCTCCGCCGAGAACCGCCGCAAGGAACTACCCGATCCGGCGAGCGGGCGTGCCGCACTCGAAGCCGCTCAGGCCCGGAACGAGGCTTCGCGCAGCGCCGTCCAGGCCGCTGCCGCGGACCTTGCCGCACACGACCAGGCGCTTGCCGTCTCGCGAGAACGCAGCGCCGCCCAGCGGGCCGAGAAATCGAGTTGGGAAGCGCGCTCGGGCGAAGCGGCGACCCGGCTCTCGGACATGGCGACCCGCCTGGAGGAGATCGAGCAGGAGCGCGCGATCTTTGCCGCCAAGCCTGCCGGGCTGATCCGCGAAATCGAGCAGGGCGACGCGACCCGCGCCCGACTCGGCGAGGAGCTGGCCAGGGCAGAAGCCGCGGTTGCCGAAGCGCAGGCGGCGGCACAGAGCGCAGACACCGCGCTGGCCCAGGCCAACGAAGCGCTCGCGACAGCGCGCGAAGCGCGCGGCAGCCTCTCGGCCCGCGCGGAAAGCGAGGAGAATCGCCGCAGCGAAATGGCGCGCATCTCGGGCGAACGTTTCCAGTGCCCGCCCCCGATGCTGGCGACCGGTTTCGACTTCGATCCGGATGCGGTGAAGGCCTCGGCCCAGGAATCCGAGGAAATGGACCGGCTGACGGCCAGTCGAGAACGGCTCGGCCCCGTCAATCTCGTCGCCTCCGACGAGCTCGAGCGGATCGAGCAGGAACACGGCGCGAGCGCTGCCGAACAGGCTGAACTGGCCGAGGCGGTCAGCCGCCTGCGCGGATCGATCGGCAATCTGAACCGCGAGGGACGCGAGCGCTTGCGCGAGGCTTTCGAGCAGGTCGACCAGCATTTCCAGCGTCTTTTCACCCGCCTGTTCGAGGGCGGGCAGGCGCACCTGGCGTTGATCGATTCCGACGATCCGCTGGAAGCGGGGCTCGAAATCTACGCGCAGCCGCCGGGCAAACGCCTCCAGTCGCTGACGCTGCTTTCGGGCGGCGAGCAGGCCCTGACCGCAATTGCACTTATCTTCGGACTGTTCCTGACCAACCCCGCACCGATCTGCGTGCTCGACGAGGTCGATGCGCCGCTCGACGATGCCAATATCGATCGCTTCTGCGACCTGCTGGACGCCATGGTGAAGGAAACCGACACCCGCTACCTTATCGTCACACACAATGCTGTGACGATGAGCCGGATGCACCGCCTGTTCGGTGTCACGATGATCGAAAAGGGCATCAGCCGCTTGGTCAGCGTGGACCTCGGCCAGGCGGAGGAACTGCTCGAAGCGGCGGAGTAG
- a CDS encoding MerR family transcriptional regulator, translating into METLFDDGKDAGALRTIGEVSEALGIKTHVLRYWEQQFPMLEPLKRSGGRRYYRPDDVALVQRIDRLVNREGYTLKGARAALAAAPAPASPGSVGEPGPADGQKIELDPAILSGLKAVRARLAEALTN; encoded by the coding sequence ATGGAAACGCTGTTTGACGACGGCAAGGACGCAGGTGCCTTGCGCACCATCGGGGAAGTGAGCGAGGCGCTTGGCATCAAGACGCATGTGCTGCGCTACTGGGAACAGCAGTTTCCGATGCTCGAACCGCTCAAACGCAGCGGCGGCCGGCGGTACTACCGTCCGGACGACGTCGCACTGGTCCAGCGGATCGACCGGCTCGTCAACCGCGAGGGCTATACGCTCAAGGGTGCTCGCGCCGCGCTCGCCGCCGCACCGGCTCCTGCCAGTCCCGGCAGCGTCGGTGAGCCCGGTCCCGCCGACGGCCAGAAGATAGAACTCGATCCTGCGATCCTGTCCGGTCTGAAAGCTGTTCGGGCCAGGCTGGCCGAGGCGCTGACCAACTAG